taaattttttgttgtttaaacTTAATCATAAGTAACtcactataaaaataatttgtaaaaccTACTAGTTAACTGATTGCTATAAACAAGTTATACTTACTTGTGTTATGTACGTACCTACTTGCTAACTACctacagaatattttttttcttaaatattaacttattatgtacgtaaattataaattttaaatagttcCTAACTACTTGTTGTCGTCATCTGAGTATACGAAGGATGCCTGGCTACCCATAGCACAGGGTATCCTAGTTTGGGAGCCAGGAACCCATTTCTAAACCAAAtaggcaaataaatgttttcatttcatttcatttcatttcatttcaactgaaaccagatgaaacctacaatcagtggtctgtaaacaatgttcgacttgggctctaaacctaggtttatcgataaatgaagcgttggtactaataaaaaatgagttattacaatttgtccaatgctacatacccgtcatacacgctgtacgagcgtaaacatcctccaaattcgacaaaatgtgtccagcttgatgttccgctaaacattgtataaaaactcgataaataacttcactagcttgactacgaatatttctcttcatcttcctaattgcaaccaagcgtaaattgttgcttttatctagattatccttataattaataagaaaattaaaaaaacagccaaccgcctattgacataaacaattgttatgacttttatgtttcttttctaatggtgccaggctcctgaaaattttagttcctcaaacattaatttcaggactttatagtttcactgtaaatgccagtttcaataactctatcttcGATAactgacagttactttcataagTTTGACAGAAAGCTACTTTTGATGTGTTAAAATCGTATGATGTTAgttatcgatagatagagttgaaactggcagtaagtaatgtcaattaggtacctacctataaatgaCATGACACATTGGTTTCAGGTAATAAAGCCCTCGCCCACGGCGACTTTTTGTAGCGATGTTGTCGCGCGTTTGCATCGATATAGTAGCGATATGTATGTCGTGATACCGAGTTTAACTAGGGTCAACGCTGGCTGTGAAAGAATCAGCGAGTCCGAAAAGCATCAGTCGCTGTATGCCCATGCCCAGTGTGTGTCGGAtaaggtggaattttatcagtgaacttcCGGTTAGTAGGGTAGTTGCCTAGTAATTATTTAACCTGAtatgttattaatattatgaataaaaaatacagtaaaattGTTTAAGAGCAACGTGCAttcacttaataaaatatgaaagatGTTCCATAGCTTTGAAAACGATTAAATTCATCTAGTTAAGGGCCTCATGTtgcctgaaaataaaaatatagtatatgcctatacatacttatattgCTCCCCCTACTAATTGTGCTCAAACCCAGATTGGATCTCGATTCACATTAAATTTCCTACTGTCGAAGAAAAAACTCGGCAAAACGCCCTCTAGTGAACTTTATAAGAAACTCGATACGAGTCATTATTCTATGAAATAAACCGATAATATTATCGATCGTTACAAGTACATCACtagtgtaaatattttaacgctTCATTCTACGCATTTTCATTTTTGACTTACGTTGTTGACAGACAATGCAGAATTACAAACATTTAAGCGTGTAACGAAACGATAGTGTtagtttgttgatttttgAAAAGGAAACGGTTTCTCTGCATTCtgcatgttttgtttattttaatttaagttttgtttgtgTGATTCAATTGccactttaataaaattacttaagtgAGAGCAGTTAAATGAGTGTCGTCATTTTCTAGTGAACCATTAAATGGTAAAGgaattattacttaagtaaaagtaagtacaaaTTGTAAACTTTGACGTGATTAAACGTAGTGTTTTATCTTTTGTGAACATAGCAACAACATAAACTATCATATACATCGTCCTCATAATCTATCAAGGTCAAcaacatataaaatttatctttaaatCCGCCAGCCGAAACCCGTCACCATGAAGACAGGAATACCCTCGCCGGCGCGGTCTCACGGCGCCCCGGTGACCCCGCGGCGCTACATCACGCGGCGCACCCGCAGCGTGGGCTCCCCCGGCCGCGCCGGCCCCCGCCCGTCCACGCTCGTGCAGCAGTTCAAAGAGAACAACATAGATGAGTCGGTCCAGTCGCCCCTGAACAAGCGATCCATTCTCAATGATGACACTGATATTGAGCTGCCTAATCGTAAGTTGTACTTATTTACATCATTGACCCATATTTGCTGCATTTATTGCATTTAAGACATGTCAAAAGTTCTCCGTGGCTGCATGGAATGACCGCGATGTGAAACTCTTCTGGATTACTCAATATCTtcaatattttgtgtttaacTACTGTAATCCAGTACCAAACACAACACAGAGGCCTTAATAGTCTACTATGGTACAGATGGGGCTCCTCAAAAACTCTTAGTTTTTGTCATAATTAATCTCCGTACATAGTCAGGGTGTCCActttctggaaagtcagggatagtcagggaaaagtcagggaagctcaaggtggtcagggaaagtcagtgaaattgataggccacctggaaagtcagggaaaaatgactagtaaagcatttttttgtagttatttcctttaatagttattatttttcttcttctattTTAAACGTAAAATACATTAGTCATAGAATAAATATCTCTTTAGCCAGATTCCAGACTCAGTTCATAGTttgttaaatagtaaaaaaaactggccaagtgcgagtcgggctcgcgcacaaagggttccgtagcaaattacagttaaatcaacctatctcaaaaactataagagatactttgatcaaaccaaaaatcgttgaaagagttaattagcatgcatcacctctattttttttagaattttataccccgtagttataaaaatagagggggggggggacatactttttacgactttgagagctgatatctcaaaaaccgttcactttaagaaaaatgttttttagaaaactttatatcattttaaaagacctttccattgatacaccacacgggtatgtacatcgaaaaaaaaaattcattccTCAGTTACATaaatggggggccccacccccaattcttttttttactatttagtgtcatatttttgtagcggttcatacaacacatattcccatcaaatttcatcactgtagtacttatagtttctgagtaaatcggctgtgacagacggacagacggacatgacgaaactataagggttccgtttttgccattttggctacggaaccctaaataTGTCCCCTTAattcattttctttcaaaagagTGTGACTCAGCTTGCCATTCTGAAgaacttttgttttaagagtTTTAGGAGTTTGTGATGAAGAATAAGCCCCCATATAACGTGTTGGTGCAGACGCGCTGTATCGGCGCTCGTTTCATCGATAAATTCCCATACTTTGCGCCGGCAGCGGCAGCGGGAGCGCATGCAGACGTGCCTCCACGCGGCaccaaatgtttttttttaaagcgtCGCGCCCATTCGATTCGAAATATTTGATttcgtttttgttttaattaaataaataaagtactgAATTTACAAAGCTAAACACGCTTTATTCAAGTTATTTCGGTTTTGATGGCCCTAAGATACTATACCCCTGGCACTAATACAatttttatatacaaaatttaaatatctacgTGCTTCCAACCTCGcattttctgaaaaaaaatgaggAGGCGTACTTTTTAAGCATTCTGTACTAATTCTACCATCAATAAGtgttctttaaatagttctaaCTTACGtattttgcaataataacCAACAGTGGATCCCGCTTGGGTTTCCAAAATTTTAATGACTTTTTTCCAAAGTAAAAtgacattttgaaaaatataaattatttctcaaatttgcaaatacaaaaaagaatTACACGTTATGGCaaaataaacgtatttaaactttgttgtacaaaaaaatcaagtaggtacttattactacttatttaatttaaacttaatttatcATTGCTTTATATACAGAATTATAGTGGTAGGTGAACATAGCCGAAACCGGTTGACTCAGGGAGTCACTCGAAACAACTTTGaaattcgcgttttttttctaaatagtaaatagtgcaataaagtattaaataaaataaaataaaacctgacctgaaagtttgtatggaattgcaagttttttattttatgtttttttttaaatgaccTGTCTGAGTCACGTTCGTCTCTTTCGGCATGATATACACTTTTTACAGccccctgtataaatattttacgcagtcgaagttttttaataagtgtGAAGTAAATGAACGGAAAACTTTCAAATCaagcttttgtttattttgatctCCGGTCAGGGAAAAATTCTGAaatggtcagggaaagtcagggaaaagtcagggaattttttggagcattctgagtggacaccctgataGTTTTCAGGTTGAAGATATCAActcaaaacaaacatttaatcGAATTTACAAACCAGATGTTTGAAATTTTAGGTCAGAGCTGGTGGAAGAAACTGGATGACAATTCCCGCGATGTGATGGAGGTGCTGCAGACGGACAATGTGGCCACCGCCGCCAATGTCCTGGAGGAGTACATTGATGGGGATGTCCTCAGGTTAGTTTTTATTCTATTTCAAACgtgtttaatttataactgATTGCAGTACATGaataacagaaaaaaatattacaaagaaAGAACTATTAGGAAGACTATTTAAATTTGTTGTGTGCAATTAGTACATCCCGTattatcatcataataatGATCTTTAAGGCACTGATGAGCCTCCGGAACTCTTGCTAGGTACACTACTTTGATAGTGCCATATTATCCAGCACACTCTAGTAGTTGCCTTGTATTGACATTGTTTAGGAGACATCAACATTGATACATTTgtgattttgtaataattcatGCAACATAAACTTTTCTCTTTTGCAGTCAAGAAAAGAAGACATATCTACTTGATCTTCCGGACAGCAGTGGGAGTGAATCAATTGGCAGCATTGTGTTGCCGCAACGCAAGCTCTTCACCCACAAAGAAAACATACCAGAAAAAAAGTTCGGCAAACTTGTAGGAAACCGTGAATCATTAGCTAAACTACAAAAAACCGTAACTGAAGACAAGACTGTGTATGTTGGCCCCAAAAAACTCTTTGAAGAAGCCCCAAGAGTGAAACCTACTTTTCCAGCAGGtttgttaaatatttcagcaaataaaacaGGTCCTAATGACCTTCCAGCCAACTTTGGTCCTAAAAAGCTATTTGGACAAGCGGCTCAAAAGAAAAAATCTCCTGTTCAAACTGATTTGTTGAGCGAAAGTGGAGCTAAAAAACAGATGGTTGAGGCAGATGAACCAACAACATCTAGAGCTAAAGATCTATTTGGCCAAGGTCGGGAGAGAACTAAGCCAGCATTCCCCTCCGGCTTGCTTGATATCTCGGCAAATAAAACAGGACCAAACAAGACTAAAGAGTTGACGCAAGCTGAAGTGCAGCGTGAAGTTCGCAGCTTGTTCGGGAACAGGCCAGGGGCAAAGCGCAAGAACATGTTTGCCGATTTTGTTGTTTCCGAAAGTGAAGAAGAAATACCTGACATTCAGCCAAAAGTGTTTGGTTTGAAAGGTAATCCTCTACGGCGTGAAAGCGTTGCATCTCGAGGTGCAAGGGAGGCGTCGCCAACCTCCAGCATTGCTACTGACATAGAAATGGACGACTGGAAAATGCTGCCTTCGTCCACTATGATGGTTGATCAATTAGAAGTCATGTTAGCAGCAACACCTAAAAAGAAAATACGATTGAGTCAATTAGCTACCCATAAGGAAGTAGAGGAAGAGGTGATGCCGAATGAAGCAGCACCAACTAAGAAATCAAGGACAGCTAATATATCACAAACTGCACAAAATACCTCCAATATTCCAGAAAAAGTACATGAAATGACTCCAGATATCGTAAAAGAAAAGGATGTGAACGAACAGCAAAATGACGACCATAACATTGAAAATATAGAAGATATCCAAGAGCTGCAGAAATCTACTTCTAAAAATGTAGAGGCCTCAGCAGTTAAAGCTGCATTAACAAACAAATCGAAAACTGCACAAAATGCATCTAATCTTGAAGACAAACTGCATGAAAACAATCCAGAAACCGAAATAGACCGAGATGAAATTATAAAGCAAAATAACGAGGAAAATAATGACAATTGTGAAGAACTAAGATATGATTCTGATAATGAAGATGATATGGAAGCTGAACATCtagaagataaagataaatcAGTGCTTAAAAGTGACCAAGAATATGAAATAGCTGCAGATGCTATTAAAGACGTAGCTAAAACTGATAAAGAAAAAATGGGTGAAGTATGTGTTGATGCCCAAGGAGAAAATGAGTTCTCACTTAACAATGAATCAATACCGAAAAATAATTCAACTGTAAATAACCAATTTACAACTGGAAAAAATGTTTCCATACAAGAAAAATTGGCTCAAGTTATACCAGAAACGGAACAAAACCCAGAAGAAATTGAAAAGCCAAATGTTGTATCTAATAaagacaaaacaaaaattgatgaaattgaTCAAGAGTTGGACAAATTTGCTTCGGCAGTTGAAGATGATAACGAACCGGAAAAGTCATTATTGCAAAGTGACCAAGAAGATGAGGACAATGAGATTGCAGAAAAATCTATTGATGACGATGCTGAGAATGATGAAGAACAATTGGACGAAATTAATGAATCTGCAGAGGTCGAAGAAGAGGAAACCAATAAATCCCACGTAGAAAGTGAAGAAGAAAATGTTGAGGAAGACCAAGAATCTGATCAATCTGCAGACATACAGCAAGAAACAAATGAATCTCCAGTTCAAACTGATGAAGAACAAGAGTCTGAAAAGGAGGAGGAAGAGGAAGACTCTATGGAACAAGAAGTGGAAGAAAACGAAGAATCTCACAACGCCTCTGTTGAAGAAAACGAAGAATCACACAACGCTTCTGTTGAACAAATGGAAGACGAACCTGATGACAATGACGACCAAGATGAAGATAACCAAGAAGAAGTAGACCAAGAAGCAGACGAACCTGATAACGAGACACCAATAGAAAGCAACGACGACGCTCCAAACGAAATTGATGGATCACCAAATGTCACCCATGATACCACAGGCAGATTCAGAAAGAAAATGAATGAGACAAAAATGAAAACACCAGAAGCAGTCCGCCAAAACAtgacaaacaaaaatgaatcTTTCGAAGCCCGCGGCAGAAATACTAGTGTGCGCAAAACTAAAAGCATGATCAAACCTGTAGAAATCCGTTCTAGTTTAGCCCGAGACAGCGTCGGCAGTGGCAGCGACTTCAGTGCACAAGGATCAGGCTGGGACTCCCACAGAACCACCAGGAAAACAATACGACAAACGTTCGGAAAAGATTTCACGCCTAGAAAGTCTTTGCGGGCACTGGTCATGGAAAAGTCGGCTAAAAGACAAACGTACAACGTCGATCCTTTGCCCAGCGAAAGTATCAACATCCCTCAAGCTAATTCTACTGAAATTAGCGCTGAAGTGAGTGCGGCGGTTCACATGGAAGATGTGGATGTAACTGAGGAATCAGACCATGAAATCTCCCGGACCACCAGACGAAACGCTTTAGAAACTTATTTGCAAAAGGTTAAACAGGATACTCTGGAAAGGAAACAGAAAATGGTAAGGAAAACTTATGTAACTTTGTATTTTTGCTAGAGAACTATCATGTGAGTAATTTATGAGTGCACTAACaatgaatttatgtataaCTGTTTCAGGAAAGCGCAATAAGAGATTCACTAAAGGCACCACACACAACCGATGTGCTGAACAATTTCAAAATACCAGCTAAACCAACCAGCAGCCGGAGACTCCCATCACAGACAAAAGCCAAACCCAAGCCGAAACCATCAGCTCTTCTGATTGGCTCACTGCCTGAGGAGTTGATAGAAGAACTCAAGTATAAGCCACCCAAGAGGTTCATGAAGAGCAATGCGTCCTGGATTACGAAGCGACTGTACAAATTTTTGGAAACTAAATTAGAACCCAAGTAAGTGACTTGTTACATAGTCATAATTTCCTTGAGGATATTTTGTCCTTCGGTCTTGTTACAATCACGCCTTACTTTTCCCCCTTGTTGTTAGGTATagttcaaatattttagtgaGAGACAActtaaaactatatttaaataatatatgtcaGTGTTTGAACAGAAACTGGCACTAGACGGGAATCGAAACAGAATCTGTCAGACCAGATCATATAACCACCGTCGCTTAATGTCTCATTTTTCAAACAGATACGACTACAAGGCGCGGGTGCGTGCGGAGAAGATCGTGGAGGCGCTGTACAACTTCAGCAAGTACATCAAGCGGCACGAGGTGGCGCCGCGCGAGGCCGTCATCGAACTCAAGCACGAGATGGCCAGGTAGCGTGCCACTTTATTgaattacatacaatacataatatggTCATTTATGTACAGTTTTTTCTTTGGttgacataataattttattcgcACATGTATCTGTGAGGAATAGAGGCTTTAACTCTTCTTCAAAATGTGTTACGATATTTAGGACAACGCATGGTAAGCGATGATGCTATCGTTCTCTTTCGGTATTCCGGTAAAACAAATGCCAAGTAAATAGGAAGTGTTATAAAATAGACAGCCATGTGATTTGTGCAATCAAATTgcctattatattaagtaaCATTATGATTGTGTCTGCCGCAGGTACCACATCGTGAAGACGCATTTCGACTTCTACGATTTCTTCCGCGAGTTCATGCCAAAAGAGGTCAAGATAAAGGTCAGTCGCCGCCATAATTAATAtcccctattctattctatgcgAAGGTCTAAGTGCCTGCACCtagctcactcgaatggaatCTTTATTCAATCCCCTTATCCATCCATCCCCCgttccaatttctccatagtcaataaccaggtattagtggttgacttttggcgcatctgtcaagaattttatatggatatgacgtataattgataaccaatcgttggtcggttagataaccgactatgcagaaattggcactaagctTAGATCAATTTGTTATTTGCAGGTGGTGCCAGACGTCTGTAACAAACTTCCTCTCCCTAAGTACGGAGTGTTCGCCGACATATTACGGGAAACTGTGCATGGATAGTCAGTATCTTTATCAGTGTTTAGTGATTTCTATGAACTAATTACTGCCAGGCTGTGGGTTAGTttctagaaaaaatatactgtttCAATGTCCCGCCGAAAAATCATGTaatatttatacctaagtaccttacctattatgttttaaagaactcattatttcaatattttatgcaCTTGATTATGAGAGGTAATTCCATGTTATTTTGTGATGTAagttgtataataaatattttgtgtaaaaaattctactattttatttagaaatcAAACGCATACAATTAGATAAGAATTGTCTTTATTTCGATTGCAGGATACAAATGTAAACCTATATTACAATGGAGCACCATACACATAACATATAATGCGTCTAAATACGTACAGTCGGccaaaacttttaaaaatattattttattatgtaaaactaCCGAAGATGAATCAGCGCTAAAACAAAGTTTGACAGATCATTATCTAACAAAAATGGATTACATCATTTAATTTGGTTCCACTGTAATGGTAGAAATTAATTAAGTCCGACTGTACATAAAAATTGAGGACTATACAACATACACATTTccactaaataataataaatgataaaatatacatCTCAACAATTACAAGTACCTACTCGTGTATAGAAGGATATCGTCACGCAAGCTATTCTAAATAGGTCCTTATGAATATAGGTCAGTACGTAATAATTGATTTAACTAAGCAATATAATGAATTAGAACTTAAAAAATGCACTTCAAGGCAGTGGTTAGGAAGCACATAGCATCGAACTAAGAGTTAGTCAaggaataaaaatatgtagagtAGTAGGAAACAATCTCATGCGATATTATTAGAATAATACTACTACatagatatttatgtttttaccGCACAAAGTACGAAGATGAAATGAAAGGATGGGTCACAGACTAATTAGAGATACTAATGGGTTCCTTTATCCaagtaagttttaattttactggATTGATGGATCTTATTTCCGTTACATCTGTACCTACTTGTTTCTAACAGCTGTGATTATATAAAATGGACCAAATGATAGGGGGTCACTCAGAGGAACTTTCCGAGCAACTTTGGTTCaaataatagggaatatgcaagtggttcaaataaaggtcaaatattatttataataaactttgttgtttcataactacgactccatcattatttttgattataatttattttcgagcaagtaaatgaagttgaaaagtacaaaaaaacttcggtaaattctaacttccgagaaacgtcacccattttcttagggcggatgtgacgtcataattctttatatatcaatctcagaataataacttctttgcgtttgcgtatagttaaataaatgtcaagtgtaaacaaagaaatgttaatgtcaccgagtatttgtgatgctccttgtgatcagatacgatggatcacataaaaattcttccaatacgagtagatcctagcctcctataacctctccacttcttgtttgatatgcttgtttgtttgcaaagtttaggactttttatattttttgttggtagtgtatgggctgccactagttgttctattgtaatgaggcgtaaacagccattcgctagtcaacgagccactcaaatatgctccatacaataaaattatatgcaacacaataaaattaaatttgtattgtaagtattatgacatgaacatgacacaagttgctctttctactttcaggttataatggcagtcgttagtatatttcaaaagttgttatttttttctaaattaagttatggaagaattctcgtaatcagaagaactggacacattaaatttattacgcagtatgaaagagtaaactgtggccagctgcggaaaaggacagcaaagactattgaaaagtcgagagccgtgtgcccaaatattagggaatatgcatatatttttatactcttattcgatagtttagataagggggtttagacctttgagatatgcacaatggttccattcaagagagccaggtgcaggttcttacacccccacagataatataatagaatgacccactaaccctagtctctcttactgagaaccaaagttacagtaagtacttacatacaatacaaatattactttatattcatattgccataatagcgtaatattgtgtaaaaaggttctctggtttgcgcgctcccatttcaaaagagctactagcagctatttacgagctcccattacaaaacagtcactggtcacactttattaccattacaaaacagccactgatcacactttatacacttcctttttcgtttgttaccatgacaacattggtttgttgaaaatacaaaagtactctgtgattacttgattaggtaaaaaatctatgccgactgacgggactcattattctgagccgtgaaattaaacgattatgacgtcacgacagcccgccatcctgacgggaatttcaaagtggtcgtgatggttgtaattttttaactttctttaaaataccttaaattacttattttggcgttgaatttttttttactata
The sequence above is a segment of the Plutella xylostella chromosome 29, ilPluXylo3.1, whole genome shotgun sequence genome. Coding sequences within it:
- the LOC105393305 gene encoding glutamic acid-rich protein codes for the protein MKTGIPSPARSHGAPVTPRRYITRRTRSVGSPGRAGPRPSTLVQQFKENNIDESVQSPLNKRSILNDDTDIELPNRQSWWKKLDDNSRDVMEVLQTDNVATAANVLEEYIDGDVLSQEKKTYLLDLPDSSGSESIGSIVLPQRKLFTHKENIPEKKFGKLVGNRESLAKLQKTVTEDKTVYVGPKKLFEEAPRVKPTFPAGLLNISANKTGPNDLPANFGPKKLFGQAAQKKKSPVQTDLLSESGAKKQMVEADEPTTSRAKDLFGQGRERTKPAFPSGLLDISANKTGPNKTKELTQAEVQREVRSLFGNRPGAKRKNMFADFVVSESEEEIPDIQPKVFGLKGNPLRRESVASRGAREASPTSSIATDIEMDDWKMLPSSTMMVDQLEVMLAATPKKKIRLSQLATHKEVEEEVMPNEAAPTKKSRTANISQTAQNTSNIPEKVHEMTPDIVKEKDVNEQQNDDHNIENIEDIQELQKSTSKNVEASAVKAALTNKSKTAQNASNLEDKLHENNPETEIDRDEIIKQNNEENNDNCEELRYDSDNEDDMEAEHLEDKDKSVLKSDQEYEIAADAIKDVAKTDKEKMGEVCVDAQGENEFSLNNESIPKNNSTVNNQFTTGKNVSIQEKLAQVIPETEQNPEEIEKPNVVSNKDKTKIDEIDQELDKFASAVEDDNEPEKSLLQSDQEDEDNEIAEKSIDDDAENDEEQLDEINESAEVEEEETNKSHVESEEENVEEDQESDQSADIQQETNESPVQTDEEQESEKEEEEEDSMEQEVEENEESHNASVEENEESHNASVEQMEDEPDDNDDQDEDNQEEVDQEADEPDNETPIESNDDAPNEIDGSPNVTHDTTGRFRKKMNETKMKTPEAVRQNMTNKNESFEARGRNTSVRKTKSMIKPVEIRSSLARDSVGSGSDFSAQGSGWDSHRTTRKTIRQTFGKDFTPRKSLRALVMEKSAKRQTYNVDPLPSESINIPQANSTEISAEVSAAVHMEDVDVTEESDHEISRTTRRNALETYLQKVKQDTLERKQKMESAIRDSLKAPHTTDVLNNFKIPAKPTSSRRLPSQTKAKPKPKPSALLIGSLPEELIEELKYKPPKRFMKSNASWITKRLYKFLETKLEPKYDYKARVRAEKIVEALYNFSKYIKRHEVAPREAVIELKHEMARYHIVKTHFDFYDFFREFMPKEVKIKVVPDVCNKLPLPKYGVFADILRETVHG